The DNA sequence ACTTACCTCACCTGTGTCGGAGGGTGAAACTAAACTTGCTACAGTGCACCCGATATTGGGTCAAATTCTAACTAATGTTCCAGACATTGTTTTCTTCACTGGGTTTCTGTAGAACTCTGCCTTGTGTTtaaacaatcaatcaataaatgaaAGAAACACTTACCAAACACCCAATTGCAGTCAGTGTATGAGAGTGATCTACTGTAAATATTTAACTCTGGTCGTTATTGCaaaagagaatgtgttctcagtgacttacctagttaaataaaggctgtTGTGTGATAGATTATCTCTATTGTCTATTTCTCGTAATATAAATTAAACAAACATCCACCGTTTTCTTGATATTTGTCTTCTCAGATGGGAAGGGCCTCTGTTGGGTGTTGCTGGCCTGTGCTCGAGGCCCCTCCTTCTTGGAGTACAAGTCTCCTGGCCTGTTAGGCTGATCAATGAGGAATGAGGAGCTGTATTCTTCAGAACACTTACTTATGCTCTGCTGCTTCCAACTGACGAAGGAAGGTCAACACTCACTCTGAGGTAAGCTAACAGATCTACTCATTCATTCAGAAAAAGACCAGGGGGGATGTATTGTTATCTGCAGGGTAAGATACTGTGTGAGACTACTCATTCTGACCTTTCATATTTAAGCCGATCATTTTTCCTATCCGTTTTTTTGTGTATTGTAGTTAATTTGAGTAATTCATGAAGGTAATGTAATAACGATTCATTAATAATAACAATACGCTTTATTCCAATTTTGTATTGTCCTTTGAAGGAATACACCTTCAAACCATACTGTGTTAATTAAGCAAATGTTGAACTTTAAGAGATGAACAAAATTAACATGCTTGTTTAACTAGGTAAAGAGGTGCAGAAGGACAGGTTTTGTCTTATTCCAAGCACCACAGCAAGAAAcactgtcttggtgtgcatgTTCTCATGGAACTCTTTAACCGTAGCAAGTCATGTGCATAAAAACATTGCTGGTATTGTGCCTTGCCTTGGGGTGGAGAGTGCTCAGTAGAGACGGAGAGTAGTAAGGTGCTTGGGGCATAGTGCCAATAGGTTGGGGGAGGTCAACATCTCACCCTCAGACACTAAAAGAAACATGAGACATAGAAAGCAGCAGTATAATGCATTCTCACTGTTCCCAATGAAAGATTATTGGTTAGTTAACCTGCTGAATTCGATATGCATTCTGCTTCAGTATACACATTTCTCCATGTAAGAATGTGCAGGACAGTTAATACTCTGTGGTTTGTATTATTTCCATGTATGAAGATGAAGTGAATGAAACAACAACATGTTCTGTATCTTAATTCATTCAAATCAGTGATTATGTAAGCTCTTTCAAAGCAGGTAGGCCTAATGCTTTGTGACCTCGATTTTGTGTATACTCCATATGGTGTTTGAGGAAGTAAAATAATATATTTGTTGTTGGCTACTTTGTAGTCATCCTTGACATAAGGATGCAGTTACACCAGTGGTTACCAAGATGGTCCGAATTAAAAGGTCAGAGGTTAGGACTGTAACCTTATATGAAACTTCATGTCTTTCTGCAGGCAAAAACTTAAGAGTTGAGTGTTTTGGGGGGACAACATTACCACTGCACTACATTACATATCAGATCGCTATGCAATTAGAAAAGGTCTACagcaggggtactcaactcttacaCTACGAGTTCCGGAGACTGCTGgtgttctgttctacctgatcattaattgCAAGCACCTGGTATAAATCAGAAGGGAACAATGACAAAATACAGTGGAACTGGTTTTGagatccagagttgagtttgaggggccTACAGTATCCTTGTAAGAAAGAAAAACAGCCTTGTTGTTAATTTAACATTAGAAAACATCCCTTACAAGGTGTGAAAAACATTGGATTACCTCTGAGTCTGTGAAAGGCTTCAGCTCTGGAAATAGCTCCCACAGAGTCTGTCATCTCACAAATGACAACTGTGACCAGTGTGCTTGttcagagagataaacagaaacaGTCACTTTATGGCTAAACTAGACCACTGACAGTCCTGTAGCTGATGACACAGCGcccatgtcccaaatggcatcctactccctgtatagtgcacacATTTTGATCAGTGCCtatagggctcttgtcaaaagtagtgcactatgtagggaatagggtgccatttgggacataaacaATAGGTGATGACACTGACACACAGAAGAAAGAGATACTGGTGATATAATTGCTGTATTTATCAGCAGTTGCAAGCATGTAATTACTGTGTCATAACGTTctcaaaaaaaacaaaacaaaacaaaaaacagacaGTTTATTTAGCTTATCAACCAGCttattattagaatcaggtgtgctagattataGGGTTGGTGccgaaacctacaggatggtatagCGCTCCAGGAATAGGGTTCAGCACCCCTGCTTATTGCATTGGGGTTTGTTCAGTCTGTGTAAGGCCTGGACAACATGATAAATGTCAAATGTCAATGGCTAAAACATGCTGTCCTCTGCCCTACAGGAAATGGCAGGCAAGTTTTGGACATATCTAGCTTTCTTCTTTCTCCTGGCTAGTCTGGCTGTCATCATTACTATGTCCCTGATCCAGGGTCATAAGCGTGTCTTTGAGTCACGTCTGAAGGtaaaaacaacaaacacattcCTGATCCTTCTCTTCTCAAATAGCTGTATTGACAGTGTAAAGcatttgctaaatgactaaaaatgtaaattaattacCTAGTATTTACCCAGACATCAAGACAATCATCAAAAACAGAAGGTGACAGATCAGACTGGGTCTCTACAGCCTGTTTAGGAGTCAGGCCAAACTACAGTGAATGGGGGCAGTTAGCATAGATGGCATTATAAAGACCAGGGTGGTTTGTATTCATGGCAGGTTGGTGTTAGGGAAACATTTGCTGCGAGTGGGACACACTCGAAAGGAAGGGCGAAGAGACACTTGACTAGTTGACTTGATACAGCTTTGGGTAACAGGGTTAATACATGATTTCCTATTAATCAAAAGATGACCAATGTTTCATAACTCTGTGAAATGAATCAATCACCTTTAGTCAGCACACCAGGTCTATATAAGAGAAGGGAAAACTATCTTCAACTCTGCAGGAACTGAGACTCTGAGGttggttcaaatagtatttgttttctttccaaaAATTTTTAGCTGGGCTTTATTTCATCTCGCTTGACGCAATGGAATGGTACTAATGGAAGTAGTACACAAAAGTGCAAAACCTGCCCATCTACCACTCCAGGACAGGCTCAAACAAACACTCAAAGATAGCAAATACTTGGCCTTTTTGAATCCATGTCTGGGTCTGGAATGTGTATTATTGCtgcctttatattttttttattaggatccccattatccAACACCAATggcaacagctagtcttactggggccTGACACATAAcatttacaatttacatacatttaaaaacaataacATGTAGTGTGGGCATGTGTTTGCATCTATcagtacatgtcagtacatacacacaaaaaatacaCACAATCAGTCCTTTTGGACAGACGTAAGGACAAACTTGAACCAGAATCTAGTTCCAGAGGGCAGAGCAATACATTTCTATGGATTTGTCTTCATGCCTGAGTGAGTGTTTCCTGTGTTTACAGAGTAGCTGCATTTTTTATGTATTTACATTCTGTCCCTGTTCTCAGCTTTATGGAAGTAATATTCACACCATAATGGAGTGCAATCATTGTGCTTCTAGTCAATCAGGAATGGAGTGCAATCATTGTGCTTCTAGTCAATCAGGAACGGAGTGCAATCATTGTGCTTCTAGTCAATCAGGAACAGAGTGCAATAACTATGTGATAATAATGAGGTATTTGATGGACTGTACTTTAGGGGATAGTGGTTGTTTACCATAACATACATTATTGCCTTTCATTATACAACGATTATGTGCGTGCCACTGCATCATTTCATCATCTAATAGAATCCTCCTACTGTTGGACAGCAATAAAGAGTATTTTTTAGCTCTATCAATTGACTTTGACCTGTTTCGTTGTATGAGTGAAGTAATCCTGCAGCAGGAGGATTTGATCATTCAAAAAAAGAAAATCTGATCATTTCTAACTGGAAATGAGTTTTGATAGGCTAGAGTAGGCtatagtttaggtgtagcctATGGTTGCATTTCGGATACACTTGTATATCATAGTAGAGATCAATATCTATCTTGTGTTATTGAGCTATATAAAACAAAGGTTGTGTATGGCTGCATTTTAGATATATTTCTGTACATTTGAATGGTGCAGCAGTAGGACCTAAGGTAGTAAGACATTTATTCTGTCTGGTTCTTTAGCttttgagcgagcgagagagaaagagaactgtgggttttcagtgaattaaTAGCAAGGCTCATCTGCAACAAcaaagtgatcaaatgaagataaAACATCTGTATATGAACTAGCATCTTGGATATGTAGTGTGATTTCCCTGCTCTCCTCTATATGCAGTATGGCATAGTAATCGACTCAGGCTCCTCCCGTTCTACTATGTATCTGTATCAATGGCCAGCCGAGAAGCAAAATAACACTGGAGTGGTGAGCCAGACACTCAGATGCATGGTCGCTGGTGAGTCTGcatgttttttacattttattttattggccCAACCCTCTTCAGAGAACTaaagaaatgttttattttcacaGCTATTTTGTGAAATAGACATTTTACATATATGCACAGTAttacaaaaacagaaatatatgTTTGGGATAAACACATTAAATGTGGATACATAGTACTGAGACATATCTGGTGTACATGATAGTGTTTTCGGTCCTAACTATTCTAGAGCATCAGCTTTTaatcccacccttcagctacttTCAGCCCAACCCACCTAGTACACCACCCTCTCTTGATTTCAATGtgacatatatttttcaactgtgctgtgatgtcttACATCAATTCTGAACCTTTCCAATCGCATAGTATCCACAAATTGTAAGTTAAAGATGAATATATTTGCTGagagtattattatattgctGATATATTGACTTTTGCTTTCCAAATCGTCCAATGGTACAATTTGTAGGGTTAATTTTAGATGAATGTTGTTATTTTTCAGCCTCTCCTGAACCTGTGACCCCAACAAGCTACATGGGGGCAAAACCAGAATAAATTATCGAATGATTATGTCTCTTCGCAGTTAAATCTGCAGAGCTGAGATGGTTGTATGcctcatatactgtatactgtctaacATTATGCAGCAAGAATGCTGTATAATAATTTACATTTAAAAACGGAGTCTGTATGTTCATATTGAGATGCAGTGTCACTGGTGAGTCTGCATCGTAATGTGATGAACCTGACACATTCTCACACAGGTCACAATCTTGTCctcatattttttaaattgtattttaccccctttttctccccaatttcgatcttgtcttaTCGCTGCTACTCCCCAATGGGATCGGGAGGCAAAGGTTgagtcatgcatcctctgaaacatgacccgccaaaccgcgcttcttaacacctgcccgcttaACTCGGAAGCTAGCTgcaggaaacactgtacaactaaTGACCAAGGTCAGCCTGCCTGGCCTGCCAGAGCGTGATGAGACAACTAAAGCCCCCccagccaaactctcccctaacctggacgacgctgggccaattgtgctccaccttatgggactcccgatcacggccagttgtgacacagcctgggatcaaacccaggtctgtagtgacacctctggcACTGTGATGCAGAgccatagaccgctgcgccactcgggatgaCCTTGTACTTATCCTTTTTATGAAGATGCCATAATACATTACATTTTGGAAAAGGACTTGCATGTGAAATGCACTTATCATCCTACAGCCTTTCAGTACTGTATGTCATACTCCTTTTATATACTATGTTGAAGGGCATTTCCGCCACTTTCCAacctcatattcatcatctccagcaccaacaAGTGTCTTAATATGTGAAAAAAAGCGTGTTTCTATGATATGTGGTTAAAAAGGTAAGAAGAAAGGTCCTAAAACAAcgcttctctgtgacatcacaaggTAGGATGAAAAGTTTAAAAAACAGCGATTTTCAAAACCAGCAACCTAAGTTTCTAGACCATAGAGGGTCTTTTCTTGCTCCCACGTCACTGCGAACCTCATAGTGTTTGAAAATAACagtttttaaaaaaacttttgatgatgtcatcaggTAGAACTTTTTAACtttatatttttttctacaaAACATGTCCTGCTTTCACAAATGTTGAAACTGGtcttgtgctggagataatgaaaattaggttgaaaagtggtggagttGCCCCTTAAGCACATGGTTTAAAAGCACTATACATTTAATCCAGTGTTGTATAGTGATGCAGACTTGCTAGCTACAGTATCTAGTGCATCAATTGCTTGTGACTTTGAGAACAAGTATTGTATGACTCTGAGCTCAGTCTGATTTGATTCCCTAGGCCCTGGTATCTCGGATATGTTAGCTGACAATGCACAGGACCAACAGTCCTGGGCGTCGATCAGAGAATGTATGAACAACATCACAAAAATCGTCCCCGCAGACCAACACAATTCAACCATCCTCTACCTTGGGGCAACTGCTGGGATGAGACTGCTACAGTGAGTTGTGGGTTTGTCTTCCTCCAGTGTGAGCGTACCTCACCAATCTTCTAGGTATGGAGTCCTTTACAGTCTATCTGGCTGACCTATCTCTGTTGTTGCACTTCTGGGAATGGATCCATGGTAGATACAGAAGTAGACGTGTGcatgcgcacacatgcacacatactgaTCCCACACACAGAATACTAATAGGTTTTACACCATATTAAATCAACCTACTGTTATTGACCTCTACATTCTCTACTGGAGATAATATACAACCTCAAAATGTATCTCTCTCTTGATTACAAGTTCACAGAATGAAACTAAATCCAATGAGATCTTAAAGAACCTGCAGAACTACCTCCAATCTCTGCCGTTTAACTTCCAAAACGCCTCCATCATGTCAGGGGACGAGGAGGGGCTGTACGGCTGGATCACCGTCAACTATCTGATGGGAAACTTCCTGGAGGTACATTACAATTTTACATTAACTTCAAAACCTTTACAATAACTTTAGAATTACCTAAATATCTTGtaggcatacagtggggcaaaaaaagtatttagtcagccaccaattgtgcaagttctcccacttaaaaagatgagagaggcctgtaattttcatcataggtacacttcaactatgacagacaaaattagatttattttctccagaaattcacattgtaggattttttatgaatttatttgcaaactatggtggaaaataagtatttggtcaataacaaaagtttatctcaatactttgttatataccctttgttggcaatgacagaggtcgaacgttttctgtaagtcttcacaaggttttcacacactgttgctggtattttgtcccattcctccatgcagttctcctctagaacagtgatgttttggggctgttgctgggcaacacggactttcaactccctcctaagattttctatggggttgagatctggagactggctaagccacgccaggaccttgaaatgcttcttacgaagccactccttcgttgccagggcggtgtgtttgggatcattgtcttgctgaaagacccagccacgtttcatcttcaatgcccttgccgatggaaggaggttttcactcaaaatctcacgatgcatggccccattcattctttcctttacacggatcagtcgtcctggtccctttgcagaaaaacagccccaaagcatgatgttcccacccccatgcttcacagtaggtatcgatccaactcagcattctttgtcctccaaacacgacgagttgagtttttgccaaaaagttatattttggtttcatctgaccatatgacattctcccaatcttcttctggatcatccaaatgctctctagcaaacttcagacgggcctggacatgtactggcttaagcagggggacacgtctggcactgcaggatttgagtccctggcggcgtagtgtgttactgatggtaggctttgttactttggtcccagctctctgcaggtcattctctaggtcccccgtgtggttctgggatttttgctcaccgttcttgtgatcattttgaccccacggtgtgagatcttgcgtggagccccagatcgagggagattatcagtggtcttgtatgtcttccatttcctaataattgctcccacagttgatttcttcaaagcAAGCTgattacctattgcagattcagtcttcccagcctggtgcaggtctacaattttgtttctgatgtcctttgacagctctttggtcttggccatagtggaatttggagtgtgactgtttgtggttgtggacaggtgtcttttatactgctaacaagttcaaacaggtgccattaatacaggtaacgagtggaggacagaggagcctcttaaagaagaagttacaggtctgtgagagtcagaaatcttgcttgtttgtaggtgaccaaatacttattttccaccataacttgcaaataaattcattaaaaatcctacaatgtgattttctggatttgtttttccccttttgtctgtcatagttgaagtgtacctatgatgaaaattacaggcctctctcatcgttttaagtgggagaacttgcacaattggtggctgactaaatacttttttgccccactgtatgtatatgtactgATGTGTGGGTAACTGTCAGtaatgtgtgtaagtgtatgtaggaaccatttttggttctatTGTCCTTATTTAAAATGTGTGTCGTTCAGATTGTGGTTTATATCAGTGTAATAATTATATGGAAAGtggaaatcaaaactggatggttttgaaggaaaatatatatttaaaataaatatatatatatacatatatatatatatatacatatatatatatatatggagggattggaaatgatgcagacaattatttccaatcccccacatattttttcttgtttttaaaatatattttccttctttattatttgaccataaccctaccacccctcccctgatTGAAGTTAACTCATGGACAACAATACTTAGGCtcctacttccagcttatacataccatatacattttatggacacgGTACAGTTTACATCAGTTGCCTtttatttgatacattttttacccttcagctaccctcaacccctcattTATTTCTGAAAaacatccagttttgatttctatttgcaatTTTTTCTTTAACTgcgctgtgatgcttcacaaaagttctgaaccttacTATTCTCAATTTCTatagattgtaaattaaaaatgatttaaaaacatgaatagttctattatattattgatcgaatGACCATGGCTTTCCATGTCACCCAGCAGTGCTTTTAGCAGAGTTAGCTTTCGGTAAATGTGGTGATTTTTCAGacattcctgaacctgcgaccaaatACAAGCTATATgtgcagtaccaaaacaagtgacCTAATTAATCTGTCTCcttgcagcaaaatctgcagaactgggatggttgtatccccaaTCCATTAAATTGGTTGCAAGGATTTTGTATAATCATTTAAATGGAAAAACTCAAAGTTTTGAATCCGGTGTTGTTTTGTATACCAGTTAATAAACCATGTGCTATGGAATCAGCACATCAAACATCTCTTCCCATCTACTTTGCAACCTGTATGGTGCAGCTGTCATTTTTTGTCCTTAAATAGAACtggtatattttttttattgatccAAAAATGTTTTGACCAACTTTGGTCTtcaatgcagggccgacagacaagttccttagcCTCTACAATGCTTAAAATAAGACTGTTTTGCGGCTCTATATTGAACCTTTTTGAGGGCCATGCATGAAGCGAGCCGTTGAACCCTTCAATATTTATTCTAGCAGTGTAGGGTTTTTATCTGAATGAATTTATCACAATAGAGTACAGTTCTTATCACTGTGTTTCATAAAGATCCTAATTGATTTGAAAATATCAATCTATCCTCTGGTTTGTAGAGAAACATATGGAACATGTGGGTGCGGCCTGCCGGAGGGAAGATGGTGGGCTCCATGGATCTAGGAGGGGCGTCCACCCAGATAGCGTTCACCCTCCCAGATCCCAACGCCCAGGGAACAGACATCATGCGGGTCTCCCTCTATGGCTACGAATACAACATCTACACTCACAGCTTCTTGTGTTATGGGAAGaacgaggcagagaagagagtcCTTGCTGCTTTAGtgaaggtactgtgtaaagggaaTTTGGGTTtacttcaaatagtatttgttttcttccaAATACCTGATTGGAGTGCGAAACGGGCGGGGACTATTCCAAGCAGTAAAGTAGttgaaagaaaataaatactatttgaacccagaaTCTGTTAGGATGTCATCCCTCACATTCATTCCTGGCAGCATTGTCaacatgatgatgatgctgctgctTTTATACTTAGCTAAGTGTTGTTTTTTGTGTAATTAATGCAATCCCTCTGGCTAAGTCCACAAAACCCATTAATATCTAATTACCACACCCTATGAAATCTGAGGACACCTCATTACCTTGACACTTTACTGTCTCTCGGAGATGAGGCAAAGTGCATTATGGTATTAACCGTATTGATCTGTCCATTTCTATATGGTTTGCTTTGCAAGCTTGGTCGAAAAGTGTCTGTTTTGCTAGGATGGTAGATAATGCATGCACAACTGAAGACAGCCATTTTGAGGAGACAACAATGTAAATAGTGGTCCCACTTTACTTATAGTAGTTCTTATACCTGTGTAGCCTAGTAACGCTGTAATTACTACAGTAGACAAGAGGTTCAAGCTCAGCTATTGATCCTTTGGATTCCTTCTTCTTGAATGTTCAAGTGACATACCTTAAATACTTTTACTGTGCTCTCTTTGTCTCACTGATCAGAACTCTGAGAACGCTACACATGTGACCAACCCCTGCTTCAATCTTGGTTACAACATGACTGTGTCGGCTGAGTCCATCTTTGGGACTGAGTGCATAAAAACGCCTGCCGACTATGACCCCAAGCAGATGATCACCCTGAAGGGGTCATCAGACAACGGAGCCTGTAGGGACGTGGTGAAATCCATATTTGACCTGACCTGCACGAAGAACTGTTCCTTTGACGCAGTCTACCAACCATCCGTGGGACCCGGGGACTTTCTGGTACACGcgtacacgcacacagacagacagacatactgtatatatagggcATATTTTGCAGTTATCCATAAAATATTGTGTCTGTCTGAGCTCCTAACGTGTGTTCCATCCCTCAGGCCTATGCTGGGTTCTTCTACACTGCTCAGGCTGTTGGGCTGAAAGGTATTTCACAACTGGACCAGTGGAACTCCTCTACCTGGGAATTCTGCTCCTGGGACTGGCCCACCGTGagtccatgttgttgttgtagttgttgaggtttttgttgttggtggtggaggTCACTCTGCTCCATGGACTGGACCCCTGGGAGTCCTTTAGACTGCCAGCTACTgacgtaggatcttaatttgagccagtgtgctacagcaggaaaataatcctgcagcaacaggaaatgtgaattattatgtggattataattaatggtatTTTTTGTAGGGGATTATACttttttcgttagggcaaatcaagtctgacatttcaaaactagaatacactacaagtttctcagcaacaaaagagtgatcatattaagatcctacatctgtgcaGCAATTTTCACATTTATAGCTGtgacagagaaagggaagagcTTGACATTAGCTAAAATAGGGGTAAGCATAGAAGTAAAATATGA is a window from the Oncorhynchus tshawytscha isolate Ot180627B linkage group LG03, Otsh_v2.0, whole genome shotgun sequence genome containing:
- the LOC112228382 gene encoding ectonucleoside triphosphate diphosphohydrolase 3, producing MAGKFWTYLAFFFLLASLAVIITMSLIQGHKRVFESRLKYGIVIDSGSSRSTMYLYQWPAEKQNNTGVVSQTLRCMVAGPGISDMLADNAQDQQSWASIRECMNNITKIVPADQHNSTILYLGATAGMRLLHSQNETKSNEILKNLQNYLQSLPFNFQNASIMSGDEEGLYGWITVNYLMGNFLERNIWNMWVRPAGGKMVGSMDLGGASTQIAFTLPDPNAQGTDIMRVSLYGYEYNIYTHSFLCYGKNEAEKRVLAALVKNSENATHVTNPCFNLGYNMTVSAESIFGTECIKTPADYDPKQMITLKGSSDNGACRDVVKSIFDLTCTKNCSFDAVYQPSVGPGDFLAYAGFFYTAQAVGLKGISQLDQWNSSTWEFCSWDWPTLTLKKGWIAEKYRKSYCYSAHYVQTLLVNGYKFNKDTWKHIDFQKQVHNTSIGWSLGYMLHTSNMIPAEAKLVRLPMANSVFSGLLFLFTALTIVSVMFLIIKAVRACY